Proteins encoded together in one Camelina sativa cultivar DH55 chromosome 9, Cs, whole genome shotgun sequence window:
- the LOC104711907 gene encoding probable E3 ubiquitin-protein ligase LUL2, which yields MGNLFSGENRPQYHRDRTSSPYPNPNLQYQGNYPSPYQHQDCARYPYGEMASSVSYVEHPKAVTIRNDINLKKETLRFEPDDQNPGKFLLSFTFNASVPASITVMFFAKEGQECNIIATKEDLFPPTTVSFPKGLGQRFKQACGTGIDFSALSEADLVEAYETDVYHVAVKAEVASGEDDHPESQTPNRQITHAVLEKDRKGEYKARVVKQILWVNGIKYVLQEIYGIGTTVDDNGEDANERGKECVICLSEPRDTTVLPCRHMCMCSGCAKLLRFQTNLCPICRQPVDRLLEITVNTNDRNQ from the exons ATGGGAAATCTATTTAGCGGTGAAAACCGCCCCCAATATCACCGAGACCGTACGTCGTCGCCGTATCCAAACCCTAATCTTCAGTACCAAGGCAATTATCCGTCGCCGTACCAACATCAAGACTGTGCTAGGTATCCTTATGGTGAGATGGCGTCTTCGGTTTCGTACGTTGAGCACCCGAAAGCAGTGACTATAAGGAACGACATCaatttgaagaaagaaactttgAGATTTGAGCCTGATGATCAAAACCCTGGCAAGTTTTTGCTCTCCTTCACTTTTAACGCCTCTGTTCCTGCAAG CATCACTGTGATGTTCTTTGCTAAAGAAGGCCAAGAATGTAACATTATTGCGACAAAGGAGGATCTGTTTCCACCCACAACAGTTAGTTTTCCAAAAGGTTTGGGACAGAGATTCAAGCAGGCTTGTGGAACAGGGATTGATTTCTCAGCTTTGTCTGAGGCGGATTTGGTTGAGGCATACGAGACAGATGTGTATCACGTGGCAGTGAAAGCAGAGGTAGCATCAGGAGAAGACGATCATCCGGAGTCTCAGACACCGAACCGACAGATAACTCATGCGGTTTTAGAGAAAGATCGTAAAGGTGAGTACAAGGCGAGAGTGGTGAAGCAGATCTTGTGGGTGAATGGGATTAAATATGTTCTTCAAGAGATTTATGGGATTGGTACTACAGTTGATGATAATGGAGAAGATGCTAATGAGAGAGGAAAAGAATGTGTCATCTGCTTATCAGAGCCACGAGACACCACTGTTTTACCTTGCAGGCACATG TGTATGTGTAGCGGTTGTGCAAAACTTTTGAGGTTTCAGACAAACCTCTGTCCCATCTGTAGACAACCGGTGGATAGGCTTTTGGAGATAACAGTCAACACTAATGACAGGAACCAGTGA
- the LOC104711908 gene encoding aquaporin PIP2-1, which produces MAKDVEAVPGEGFQTRDYQDPPPAPFFDGAELKKWSFYRAVIAEFVATLLFLYITVLTVIGYKIQSDVKAGGVDCGGVGILGIAWAFGGMIFILVYCTAGISGGHINPAVTFGLFLARKVSLPRAVLYIIAQCLGAICGVGFVKAFQSSYYTRYGGGANSLADGYSTGTGLAAEIIGTFVLVYTVFSATDPKRSARDSHVPVLAPLPIGFAVFMVHLATIPITGTGINPARSFGAAVIYNKSKPWDDHWIFWVGPFIGAAIAAFYHQFVLRASGSKSLGSFRSAANV; this is translated from the exons ATGGCGAAGGATGTGGAAGCCGTTCCCGGAGAAGGATTTCAGACAAGAGACTATCAAGATCCTCCGCCTGCTCCGTTTTTTGATGGGGCGGAGCTAAAGAAGTGGTCTTTCTACAGAGCAGTCATAGCCGAGTTCGTAGCTACTCTCCTCTTCTTGTATATCACCGTTTTGACAGTCATCGGTTACAAGATTCAGTCCGACGTTAAGGCCGGCGGCGTTGATTGCGGCGGTGTTGGAATCCTCGGTATCGCTTGGGCCTTTGGTGGTATGATCTTTATCCTCGTCTACTGCACCGCCGGTATCTCTG GTGGTCACATTAACCCAGCGGTGACATTTGGGCTATTCTTGGCACGTAAAGTGTCGTTGCCTAGGGCCGTATTGTACATCATCGCTCAGTGTTTGGGTGCGATTTGTGGAGTTGGATTTGTCAAAGCCTTCCAAAGCTCCTACTACACCCGTTACGGTGGGGGAGCCAACTCTCTCGCCGATGGCTACAGCACAGGGACTGGTCTTGCTGCAGAGATCATTGGTACATTCGTTCTAGTCTACACCGTCTTCTCTGCCACTGACCCCAAACGTAGCGCCAGAGACTCTCACGTTCCG GTGTTGGCGCCACTTCCAATAGGATTCGCGGTGTTCATGGTACATTTGGCCACCATTCCCATCACTGGAACCGGAATTAACCCGGCAAGGAGTTTCGGAGCTGCCGTAATCTATAACAAGAGCAAGCCATGGGATGACCAC TGGATATTTTGGGTTGGACCATTCATTGGAGCTGCGATTGCTGCATTCTACCACCAGTTCGTTCTGAGAGCTTCAGGTTCTAAGTCTCTCGGATCTTTCAGAAGTGCTGCCAACGTCTAA
- the LOC104711909 gene encoding 60S ribosomal protein L12-2: MPPKLDPSQIVDVYVRVTGGEVGAASSLAPKIGPLGLAPKKIGEDIAKETAKEWKGLRVTVKLTVQNRQAKVTVVPSAAALVIKALKEPERDRKKVKNIKHNGNISFDDVIEIARIMRPRSIAKELSGTVREILGTCVSVGCTVDGKDPKDLQQEIQEGEIDIPEN, encoded by the coding sequence ATGCCGCCGAAGTTGGACCCGAGCCAGATCGTCGATGTGTACGTCCGTGTAACCGGAGGTGAAGTCGGAGCCGCCAGTTCTCTAGCTCCAAAGATCGGTCCTCTCGGTCTCGCACCGAAGAAGATCGGAGAAGACATCGCCAAGGAGACGGCCAAGGAATGGAAAGGGCTCCGTGTCACAGTGAAGCTGACTGTTCAGAACCGTCAGGCTAAGGTCACTGTCGTCCCATCAGCTGCAGCTCTCGTCATCAAGGCGTTGAAGGAGCCGGAGAGAGAcaggaagaaggtgaagaacatTAAGCACAATGGTAACATCTCATTCGATGATGTGATTGAGATTGCTAGGATAATGAGGCCAAGATCTATCGCCAAGGAGCTGAGTGGAACTGTGAGGGAGATTCTTGGAACGTGCGTCTCTGTGGGGTGCACTGTTGATGGGAAAGACCCTAAGGATCTTCAGCAGGAGATTCAAGAAGGTGAGATCGATATTCCTGAGAATTAA
- the LOC104711912 gene encoding altered inheritance of mitochondria protein 44-like, producing MTRKKATVVLPQPIRRSARLISMQNRDSQVKPKKDLGFFSEPPKKTRREVLNEVSKKLVYSLDSPMGDSSSKQSPGLKISTDGFPSLRRSLRLSSRECSGDIKEKSALTSSSSRTKSTTTTVSSSCVLRRSPRFLSGGGSVNQSSSSSTGRKSGNSVLSRCKSVSSENGKGGDGVKSKDRSRSRLRPKTKQLFKGCDDDSEEEEEEEEEEVSVCFLSQRKRMRITKPNENENAVPEADEVKRTGKQKEEGLKTKKKHETGKGVLSRCITKSVSSEKGKGGDGVKSKDRSRSRLRPRTKQLFKGCNDNEEEEEEEEEEEEEEEEEEEEEEEEEEVSVCLSQRKRKRITKPNKDENAVPKADEVKRMGKEEEEEEEGGLKTRKKHETGGWTEELELALQGAYLTVKPSPHFWKKVAKMVPGKTAQECFDRVNSALITPRQHQPRRSRKANLSTIPQFSLSASKLLKPNSPKTKVRQRRNNLSKKTVRHLLEKQSHMDQGSGFDLFSVLEPTISRNFLSTPIEKRQSLPKILESPVPCSSKDQTTLVSPPVLKQVKNKALHERYIDHLHLREAKRKAESTRFAGKENRRPNEIQKKDSVKAAKDALLFDVQEAIQKLKGLEAENSSSSSEFCYDHAETDEED from the coding sequence ATGACGAGAAAAAAAGCCACCGTCGTCTTGCCGCAACCGATTCGTCGTTCAGCGAGGCTAATCTCTATGCAGAATCGAGATAGTCAAGTGAAACCCAAGAAAGATCTGGGCTTTTTCTCGGAGCCGCCGAAGAAAACTCGCCGGGAAGTTCTTAATGAAGTATCCAAGAAATTAGTGTACTCACTCGATAGTCCAATGGGAGATTCGAGTTCGAAACAATCTCCGGGATTGAAGATTTCGACTGATGGGTTTCCTTCTCTGAGACGGTCTCTTAGGCTTTCAAGTAGGGAATGTTCCGGTGACATAAAAGAGAAGTCTGCATTgacctcatcttcttctcgcaCGAAATCGACGACCACCACTGTTTCGTCTTCTTGTGTTCTGAGACGGTCTCCTAGGTTTTTGAGTGGAGGAGGATCTGTgaatcaatcttcttcttcttccactggGAGGAAATCAGGTAATAGTGTTTTGAGTAGATGTAAATCTGTTTCATCTGAGAACGGTAAAGGTGGAGATGGTGTCAAATCTAAGGATAGAAGTAGAAGTCGTCTTCGTCCTAAGACTAAGCAGTTGTTTAAAGgttgtgatgatgatagtgaagaagaagaagaagaagaagaagaagaagttagtgTCTGTTTTCTTAGTCAGAGGAAAAGGATGAGAATTACAAAGCCTAATGAGAACGAAAATGCTGTGCCAGAAGCTGATGAAGTGAAGAGAACGGGTAAGcagaaagaagaaggattgaagacaaagaagaagcatgAGACAGGGAAAGGTGTTTTGAGTAGATGTATTACGAAATCTGTTTCATCTGAGAAAGGTAAAGGTGGAGATGGAGTCAAATCTAAGGATAGAAGTAGAAGTCGTCTTCGTCCTCGGACTAAGCAGTTGTTTAAAGGTTGTAatgataatgaagaagaagaagaagaagaagaagaagaagaagaagaagaagaagaagaagaagaagaagaagaagaagaagaagaagttagtgTCTGTCTTAGTCagaggaaaaggaagagaattACAAAGCCGAATAAGGACGAAAATGCTGTGCCAAAAGCTGATGAAGTGAAGAGAATGGgtaaggaggaagaagaagaagaagaaggaggattGAAAACAAGGAAGAAGCATGAGACAGGTGGATGGACAGAGGAGCTGGAGTTAGCTTTACAGGGAGCTTATTTGACAGTGAAGCCGAGTCCTCATTTCTGGAAAAAAGTTGCTAAGATGGTACCTGGAAAAACTGCTCAGGAATGTTTTGATAGAGTGAACTCAGCTTTGATCACTCCTCGTCAACATCAGCCTCGAAGATCCAGGAAAGCAAACTTATCCACGATTCCGCAGTTTTCACTCTCTGCAAGCAAACTACTGAAACCTAATTCACCAAAGACTAAGGTACGACAGCGCAGAAACAATCTCTCAAAGAAGACGGTCAGGCATCTATTGGAGAAGCAAAGTCATATGGATCAAGGTAGTGGATTTGATCTCTTCTCAGTTCTTGAGCCTACCATCTCACGGAACTTTCTCTCAACTCCAATAGAGAAAAGGCAAAGTCTTCCGAAAATCCTGGAAAGTCCAGTGCCTTGTTCAAGTAAAGACCAAACAACTCTCGTCAGTCCTCCAGTCCTGAAACAAGTCAAAAACAAGGCATTGCATGAGAGGTACATTGATCATCTGCATCTCAGGGAAGCTAAAAGAAAAGCAGAGTCTACTCGATTTGCCGGGAAAGAGAACAGAAGACCTAATGAAATTCAGAAGAAGGATTCGGTTAAAGCAGCTAAAGATGCCCTTTTGTTTGATGTTCAAGAGGCAATCCAGAAGCTCAAGGGTCTGGAAGCTGAGAACTCATCTAGTTCTTCAGAGTTTTGCTATGACCATGCTGAAACTGACGAAGAAGATTAA